One Marinilabiliales bacterium DNA window includes the following coding sequences:
- a CDS encoding hydroxymethylglutaryl-CoA reductase, which yields MPDDKIIKGFSRLGHREKLEMAAAYTADPQRSVEIAGRYRHGDEQVQKLHDGFSENTLTNYYMPYGVAPNFLINGKSYMVPMVTEESSVVAAAARSAAFWAGRGGFRYEVGAMIKSGHVHFLWSGDKEVLKELFPVIKERMVEAAAPVTANMEKRGGGIRSVALEDMSSEIEGYFRVRGDFDTRDSMGANFINSCLEEFAAVLEDFAANDKRMSGRGELQVVMSILSNYTGGCRVKVSAECAVEELEAFSGGMPAEKFARKFVLAVRMAEVDVCRATTHNKGIFNGIDAVVIATGNDFRAVEAAGHAWASRGGRYGSLSEALVEDGRFFIALELPMAVGTVGGLTGLHPMARMSLEMLGNPGADELMGIAASAGLASNFAAVGALVTKGIQAGHMKMHLSNILARFGATESEREAATEYFSGRKVGYSAVEEFLNGLRGTGRG from the coding sequence ATGCCCGATGATAAAATAATAAAAGGTTTTTCACGGCTGGGTCACAGGGAGAAGCTGGAGATGGCTGCGGCATATACTGCCGACCCGCAGAGGTCCGTTGAGATTGCCGGAAGATACAGGCACGGCGATGAGCAGGTGCAGAAGCTTCACGATGGCTTCAGTGAGAATACGCTTACCAATTACTATATGCCGTACGGCGTGGCGCCAAATTTTCTCATCAACGGAAAAAGTTACATGGTGCCGATGGTTACCGAGGAGAGCTCGGTGGTGGCGGCTGCGGCGCGGAGTGCGGCATTCTGGGCCGGCCGGGGCGGATTCAGGTACGAGGTGGGCGCTATGATAAAGAGCGGTCACGTACATTTCCTGTGGAGCGGCGACAAGGAAGTGCTGAAGGAGCTCTTCCCGGTCATCAAAGAAAGGATGGTGGAGGCTGCTGCCCCGGTTACCGCCAACATGGAAAAGCGCGGGGGAGGTATCAGGTCGGTCGCCCTTGAGGATATGAGCAGCGAGATTGAGGGTTATTTCAGGGTCAGGGGCGATTTTGACACCAGGGATTCGATGGGGGCCAACTTCATTAATTCGTGCCTTGAGGAGTTTGCCGCCGTGCTGGAGGATTTTGCGGCGAATGACAAGCGGATGTCGGGCAGGGGCGAGCTGCAGGTGGTGATGTCAATTCTTTCAAACTATACCGGCGGCTGCAGGGTAAAGGTTTCGGCCGAATGCGCCGTGGAGGAGCTGGAGGCCTTTTCCGGGGGCATGCCGGCGGAGAAGTTCGCGCGGAAGTTCGTTTTGGCCGTGCGGATGGCTGAGGTCGATGTCTGCCGGGCAACCACTCATAATAAAGGGATATTTAATGGTATTGACGCTGTGGTGATAGCCACCGGCAACGATTTCAGGGCGGTGGAGGCTGCCGGCCATGCCTGGGCTTCAAGGGGCGGGCGATATGGAAGCCTGTCAGAGGCGCTTGTGGAGGACGGAAGGTTTTTTATAGCACTGGAGCTGCCGATGGCAGTGGGGACTGTAGGGGGATTGACGGGATTGCACCCCATGGCGCGGATGTCGCTCGAGATGCTTGGCAACCCCGGCGCAGATGAGCTGATGGGTATCGCGGCTTCGGCGGGACTGGCAAGTAATTTTGCGGCTGTGGGTGCGTTGGTTACAAAAGGGATACAGGCGGGCCACATGAAGATGCACCTGTCAAATATACTCGCCCGTTTCGGGGCGACGGAGAGTGAAAGGGAGGCGGCAACGGAATATTTCAGCGGCAGGAAAGTGGGTTATTCGGCTGTTGAGGAGTTTTTGAACGGGTTAAGGGGGACGGGGAGAGGATGA